The Mercurialis annua linkage group LG2, ddMerAnnu1.2, whole genome shotgun sequence genome contains a region encoding:
- the LOC126670054 gene encoding G-type lectin S-receptor-like serine/threonine-protein kinase SD2-5, translating into MGSSSFTCFIGSICLVFLFICDDCTASIQSFGKIYPPYGGSQMNWIDKNGLFLISNNSNFAFGFQATQDVTLYMLCIIHLKTLNPVWSANRNSPVSNSDKFLFGDDGTVSLQKGGKPIWSPITSGKKVSAIELQDSGNLVMLGDENSVLWQSFSHPTDTLLSNQEFREGMKLVSDPSPNNLTYVLEIRSGDMILSAGYKTPQPYWSVKNDNRKTINEDGGTVNLASLNGNSWRFYDRNNVLLWQFIFAGADNKSRNATWIAVIGNDGFISFNNLDNGGNAAPEKIPSDVCSRPESCDAYYVCSDNNVCQCPSSLGPNCKTGIVSSCDSSQSSTELVSGGNGLDYFALGFVPPSSKTDFEGCKLSCSKNCSCVALFFQNSTGNCFLFDRVGSLKNSGPSSSFVTYIKVSSHGGGSGSSNGASESSKKGFPYVVIIIIATVLVICGLLYVAFRYHSYKKRYPESPHDSSEDDNFLESLSGMPLRYSYRDLQTATNNFSVKLGQGGFGSVYQGVLPDKTRLAVKKLEGIGQGKKEFRAEVSIIGSIHHHHLVRLKGFCAEGTHRMLAYEFMANGSLDKWIFKRNKEEPLLEWETRFNIALGTAKGLAYLHEDCDVKIIHCDIKPENVLLDDNFIAKVSDFGLAKLMTREQSHVFTTMRGTRGYLAPEWITNYAISEKSDVYSYGMLLLEIISGRKNFVATESSETSYFPSYAFKMMEEGKLRDILDSELNLDDTDKRVSNSIKVALWCIQEDMYLRPTMSKVVQMLEGLCVVSQPPTSSPLGYRLFSSFLKATSEEGTSSGTSDCNSLAYLSSVQLSGPR; encoded by the coding sequence ATGGGTTCTTCTAGTTTCACTTGTTTTATAGGTTCAATTTGCTTGGTTTTTCTCTTTATATGCGATGATTGTACGGCTAGCATCCAAAGTTTTGGCAAGATTTACCCTCCGTATGGAGGGTCTCAAATGAATTGGATTGATAAGAACGGTTTGTTTCTTATATctaataattcaaattttgcATTTGGCTTCCAAGCTACTCAAGATGTCACATTGTACATGCTATGTATCATTCATCTGAAAACCCTAAATCCTGTATGGTCTGCCAATAGAAACTCCCCTGTTTCGAATTCTGATAAGTTCTTATTCGGTGATGATGGTACCGTGTCGTTACAGAAGGGAGGAAAGCCGATCTGGTCGCCTATTACGAGTGGTAAAAAGGTTTCTGCAATAGAATTGCAGGATTCAGGAAACCTTGTTATGCTTGGGGATGAGAATAGTGTACTATGGCAGAGTTTTAGCCATCCGACGGATACTCTTTTGTCGAACCAGGAGTTTCGTGAGGGAATGAAACTTGTTAGTGATCCTAGTCCGAATAATTTGACCTATGTTCTTGAGATTAGGTCTGGTGATATGATTCTTTCTGCTGGTTATAAAACTCCACAGCCTTATTGGTCTGTGAAGAATGATAATCGCAAGACGATTAATGAAGATGGCGGGACGGTAAATCTAGCGTCTTTGAATGGGAATTCATGGAGATTTTATGACAGAAACAACGTCTTGTTATGGCAGTTTATCTTTGCTGGTGCGGATAATAAATCTAGGAATGCTACTTGGATTGCGGTTATAGGAAATGATGGCTTTATTTCTTTCAACAATCTCGATAATGGAGGCAATGCTGCACCAGAAAAAATACCAAGTGATGTTTGTAGTAGGCCGGAATCTTGTGATGCATATTATGTTTGTTCTGATAACAATGTATGCCAATGCCCTTCGTCTCTTGGCCCAAATTGCAAAACAGGTATTGTCTCTTCATGTGATAGCTCACAGAGTTCTACGGAGCTAGTGAGTGGAGGGAATGGCCTTGATTATTTTGCGTTAGGGTTTGTTCCGCCCTCTTCGAAAACTGATTTCGAAGGCTGCAAATTGTCCTGCAGCAAGAATTGTTCGTGTGTTGCTCTGTTTTTCCAGAACAGTACTGGAAATTGTTTCCTGTTTGACCGAGTAGGAAGTTTAAAAAACTCCGGCCCAAGCTCGAGTTTTGTTACGTACATCAAAGTCTCGAGCCATGGAGGAGGCAGTGGCTCGAGCAATGGAGCCAGTGAAAGCAGCAAAAAGGGTTTTCCGTATGTTGTTATAATAATCATTGCTACGGTACTAGTCATTTGTGGTTTACTTTATGTGGCGTTTCGATATCATAGTTATAAGAAAAGATATCCAGAATCTCCCCATGACTCGTCGGAAGACGATAATTTTTTGGAGAGTTTATCTGGTATGCCACTTCGATATAGCTACAGGGATCTTCAAACAGCAACAAATAACTTCTCGGTGAAGCTAGGTCAAGGAGGGTTCGGTTCAGTTTATCAAGGGGTTCTTCCAGACAAAACCCGATTGGCAGTCAAGAAGTTAGAAGGCATAGGGCAGGGGAAGAAAGAATTCCGAGCTGAGGTCAGCATCATCGGCAGCATACACCATCACCATTTGGTTAGACTAAAAGGATTCTGTGCTGAAGGTACTCACCGGATGCTTGCTTACGAGTTCATGGCGAATGGATCGCTGGATAAATGGATATTCAAGAGAAACAAAGAAGAGCCGCTGTTGGAGTGGGAAACAAGATTCAATATTGCATTAGGAACAGCTAAAGGACTAGCTTACCTGCATGAAGACTGTGATGTAAAGATTATCCACTGCGACATAAAACCCGAAAACGTACTCCTCGACGATAATTTCATCGCTAAAGTCTCTGATTTTGGATTGGCTAAGTTAATGACTCGAGAACAAAGCCATGTTTTCACAACCATGAGAGGCACAAGAGGGTACCTTGCACCAGAATGGATCACGAATTACGCCATATCCGAGAAAAGCGATGTTTACAGCTATGGAATGTTGTTGCTTGAGATCATAAGCGGACGGAAAAACTTTGTAGCAACCGAATCTTCCGAGACATCGTATTTCCCGTCATACGCGTTTAAGATGATGGAAGAAGGCAAACTGAGAGACATTCTTGATTCTGAACTGAACTTGGATGACACTGATAAGCGAGTCTCAAATTCTATTAAAGTTGCATTGTGGTGCATACAGGAAGATATGTATTTGAGACCAACAATGTCGAAAGTTGTACAAATGCTCGAAGGTCTCTGTGTTGTTTCTCAGCCACCAACTTCTTCACCGTTAGGGTATCGCCTTTTTTCGAGCTTCTTGAAAGCGACAAGTGAAGAAGGAACTTCTTCAGGAACTTCGGACTGTAATAGTCTGGCATATCTGTCTTCTGTGCAGCTTTCTGGCCCCAGATAG
- the LOC126666904 gene encoding putative L-ascorbate peroxidase 6, which yields MLEFVNHPVKMASLNILDPKSSLLCSTSSSFSHLQFKFPAKSGHPCLSTVRFRAKPLQACIFPIKNRDSVSRRRRILISLSTLPFLLHFHESIEGFSAKAAAEDTLYALMREEVRKVMSKGKAAGVLRLVFHDAGTFDMVESSGGMNGSIIFELDRPENTGLKKSLKILEKAKREVDAVQKVSWADMIVVAGAEAVSICGGPTIPILLGRLDSQEPDAEGKLPEETLAAAGLKQSFQRKGLSTQELVALSGAHTIGGKGFGNPTIFDNSYYKILLDKPWMSSGGMSSMIGLPSDRALVEDDECLRWIKKYADDQNSFFEDFKTAYIKLVNSGARWKSL from the exons atgttagaatttgtaaACCATCCGGTAAAGATGGCATCTTTGAATATCCTCGACCCAAAATCCTCTCTTCTCTGTTCCACTTCCTCATCTTTTTCCCACCTTCAATTCAAATTTCCCGCTAAATCAGGACACCCATGTCTCTCAACGGTCAGATTTCGAGCCAAACCTCTCCAAGCTTGCATTTTCCCAA TCAAAAATCGCGACTCTGTTTCTCGTAGAAGGAGAATCCTTATCTCACTATCCACGTTACCGTTTCTACTTCATTTTCATGAATCCATAGAGGGTTTTAGTGCCAAGGCAGCAGCTGA GGATACCTTATATGCCCTCATGAGGGAAGAGGTGAGGAAGGTGATGTCCAAAGGCAAGGCGGCTGGTGTTCTTCGTCTTGTTTTTCATGACGCGGGAACCTTTGACATGGTTGAGAGTTCAG GGGGTATGAATGGTTCTATTATTTTTGAACTCGATAGACCCGAAAATACAGGTTTAAAGAAATCCTTGAAG ATTCTTGAGAAAGCAAAGAGGGAAGTGGATGCAGTACAAAAAG TATCCTGGGCAGACATGATCGTTGTGGCTGGAGCTGAAGCTGTTTCAATTTGTGGAGGTCCAACAATTCCGATTTTATTGGGTAGACTAGATTCACA GGAGCCTGATGCTGAAGGCAAACTTCCCGAGGAGACTCTAGCTGCTGCTGGTTTGAAACAATCTTTTCAAAGAAAAGGATTATC AACACAAGAACTTGTTGCATTATCTGGAGCTCATACAATAGGGGGCAAAGGCTTTGGAAATCCAACTATTTTTGACAATTCTTACTATAAAATTCTTCTGGATAAGCCATGGATGTCTTCAG GTGGAATGTCGAGCATGATCGGACTTCCTTCAGATCGTGCACTTGTTGAGGATGATGAATGTTTAAG ATGGATCAAAAAGTATGCGGATGATCAGAATTCGTTTTTTGAAGATTTCAAAACTGCATATATCAAACTTGTGAATTCTGGTGCAAGGTGGAAAAGCTTGtga
- the LOC126667838 gene encoding protein WVD2-like 5 isoform X1, which produces MDFESNVMLVDGLETSHRNGIHEQSLASPEKIGVVSNGNLENASKLEEDKANSYAEEVSEGSNGLTGSQEGDTKNEGHSEHSKSLKGPGKSKSEKSSKPQNASANLLKKSKDIKVAGANGSIHSNLQSKQPLKIKSFNEQASKHSAKSDVTSSEGLNGHRDTTKLRSLKKEPAKVEEETQTILSPTSEDAKPRKAGVLPNYGFSFKCDERAEKRKEYYSKLEEKIQAKEAEKNNMQAKSKETQEAEIKMLRKKLAFKATPMPSFYQEPVPPKTELKKIPITRPKSPKLGRKKLDSEENDGQSGRLARLSLDQKLSQNNPVKGPSPIQSKKPQRKSLPKLPSQKTSLSSAVTDEKTVSSVGTNEENATSCDQINEGSFPVQEQDLAPTDGELVVGEQLQPEH; this is translated from the exons ATGGATTTCGAAAGTAATGTTATGCTGGTTGATGGGCTTGAGACGTCCCATCGAAATGGTATTCATGAGCAAAGTCTTGCATCTCCGGAGAAGATTGGTGTTGTTTCAAATGGAAATTTAGAAAATGCTTCGAAGTTGGAAGAAGATAAGGCGAACTCGTACGCTGAGGAGGTCAGTGAAGGATCAAATGGATTGACAGGATCTCAG GAAGGGGATACAAAAAACGAGGGTCATTCAGAGCATTCCAAATCACTGAAGGGTCCTGGAAAGAGCAAAAGTGAAAAGTCATCAAAACCCCAAAATGCCTCGGCCAATTTGTTGAAGAAAAGCAAGGATATAAAAGTTGCTGGGGCAAATGGTTCAATTCATTCAAATTTACAGTCAAAACAACCTTTGAAAATCAAATCATTCAATGAACAGGCATCAAAG CATTCTGCAAAGTCTGATGTGACATCTTCTGAAGGCCTCAA TGGACACAGGGACACAACAAAATTGAGATCTCTGAAGAAAGAACCGGCTAAAGTGGAGGAGGAAACACAAACTATTTT aagTCCAACTTCAGAGGACGCAAAACCTCGGAAGGCAGGTGTCCTTCCAAATTATGGTTTTAGCTTTAAGTGTGACGAAAGGGCTGAGAAAAGGAAAGAG TATTACTCTAAACTTGAGGAAAAGATTCAAGCAAAGGAGGCAGAAAAGAATAACATGCAAGCAAAGTCCAAG GAAACTCAAGAAGCTGAGATCAAGATGCTTAGGAAGAAGTTGGCATTTAAAGCAACACCCATGCCCAGCTTCTATCAAGAGCCGGTGCCACCTAAGACTGAACTAAAGAAG ATTCCTATAACAAGACCTAAATCTCCCAAGTTAGGTCGAAAGAAGTTGGATTCTGAAGAAAATGATGGGCAGAGTGGTCGATTGGCTAGGTTAAGTTTGGATCAGAAATTATCTCAGAACAACCCTGTGAAAGGACCCTCCCCTATCCAATCAAAGAAGCCTCAGCGGAAGTCCCTCCCTAAACTGCCTTCTCAGAAGACAAGTTTATCCAGTGCGGTTACGGATGAAAAAACTGTATCATCTGTAGGTACAAATGAGGAAAATGCAACCTCTTGTGATCAAATCAACGAAGGTTCTTTTCCTGTGCAAGAGCAGGATTTGGCTCCAACAGATGGGGAGCTAGTGGTTGGAGAGCAATTGCAGCCCGAGCATTAA
- the LOC126667838 gene encoding protein WVD2-like 5 isoform X2, which yields MDFESNVMLVDGLETSHRNGIHEQSLASPEKIGVVSNGNLENASKLEEDKANSYAEEVSEGSNGLTGSQEGDTKNEGHSEHSKSLKGPGKSKSEKSSKPQNASANLLKKSKDIKVAGANGSIHSNLQSKQPLKIKSFNEQASKHSAKSDVTSSEGLKDTTKLRSLKKEPAKVEEETQTILSPTSEDAKPRKAGVLPNYGFSFKCDERAEKRKEYYSKLEEKIQAKEAEKNNMQAKSKETQEAEIKMLRKKLAFKATPMPSFYQEPVPPKTELKKIPITRPKSPKLGRKKLDSEENDGQSGRLARLSLDQKLSQNNPVKGPSPIQSKKPQRKSLPKLPSQKTSLSSAVTDEKTVSSVGTNEENATSCDQINEGSFPVQEQDLAPTDGELVVGEQLQPEH from the exons ATGGATTTCGAAAGTAATGTTATGCTGGTTGATGGGCTTGAGACGTCCCATCGAAATGGTATTCATGAGCAAAGTCTTGCATCTCCGGAGAAGATTGGTGTTGTTTCAAATGGAAATTTAGAAAATGCTTCGAAGTTGGAAGAAGATAAGGCGAACTCGTACGCTGAGGAGGTCAGTGAAGGATCAAATGGATTGACAGGATCTCAG GAAGGGGATACAAAAAACGAGGGTCATTCAGAGCATTCCAAATCACTGAAGGGTCCTGGAAAGAGCAAAAGTGAAAAGTCATCAAAACCCCAAAATGCCTCGGCCAATTTGTTGAAGAAAAGCAAGGATATAAAAGTTGCTGGGGCAAATGGTTCAATTCATTCAAATTTACAGTCAAAACAACCTTTGAAAATCAAATCATTCAATGAACAGGCATCAAAG CATTCTGCAAAGTCTGATGTGACATCTTCTGAAGGCCTCAA GGACACAACAAAATTGAGATCTCTGAAGAAAGAACCGGCTAAAGTGGAGGAGGAAACACAAACTATTTT aagTCCAACTTCAGAGGACGCAAAACCTCGGAAGGCAGGTGTCCTTCCAAATTATGGTTTTAGCTTTAAGTGTGACGAAAGGGCTGAGAAAAGGAAAGAG TATTACTCTAAACTTGAGGAAAAGATTCAAGCAAAGGAGGCAGAAAAGAATAACATGCAAGCAAAGTCCAAG GAAACTCAAGAAGCTGAGATCAAGATGCTTAGGAAGAAGTTGGCATTTAAAGCAACACCCATGCCCAGCTTCTATCAAGAGCCGGTGCCACCTAAGACTGAACTAAAGAAG ATTCCTATAACAAGACCTAAATCTCCCAAGTTAGGTCGAAAGAAGTTGGATTCTGAAGAAAATGATGGGCAGAGTGGTCGATTGGCTAGGTTAAGTTTGGATCAGAAATTATCTCAGAACAACCCTGTGAAAGGACCCTCCCCTATCCAATCAAAGAAGCCTCAGCGGAAGTCCCTCCCTAAACTGCCTTCTCAGAAGACAAGTTTATCCAGTGCGGTTACGGATGAAAAAACTGTATCATCTGTAGGTACAAATGAGGAAAATGCAACCTCTTGTGATCAAATCAACGAAGGTTCTTTTCCTGTGCAAGAGCAGGATTTGGCTCCAACAGATGGGGAGCTAGTGGTTGGAGAGCAATTGCAGCCCGAGCATTAA
- the LOC126667839 gene encoding uncharacterized protein LOC126667839, producing the protein MLLRSSSTPVLKSYGRQLPPEADHHGHGYGFSPTRHHVSMPLQRTVSESELKLCSFLGNGDKEKILPGSCVRSAVIVREKEEMNVCMKTASSLLSDNEVVVSDGGGFGGGGVSGGGGGNGGGSWDFGNEQMDIYYQGMIETYPGDSLLLANYAKFLKEVRGDIVKAEKICERAIVTNRNDGNVLSMYGDLIWNNHKNSDRAQTYFDQAVRSSPDDCHVMASYAKFLWEVPDEEDEEENQKNELPFSKYSTPYNLSQEHTHFAAAS; encoded by the exons ATGTTACTAAGAAGTTCTTCAACGCCAGTCTTGAAATCATATGGTCGCCAATTACCACCTGAAGCGGATCATCACGGCCACGGATATGGCTTCTCTCCAACCCGACATCATGTATCCATGCCCCTTCAACGGACAGTGTCGGAGAGCGAGCTGAAGCTGTGTTCTTTCCTCGGCAATGGCGACAAAGAGAAAATATTACCCGGAAGCTGTGTCAGGTCTGCAGTTATCGTCAGGGAGAAGGAAGAGATGAATGTTTGCATGAAAACAGCGTCGTCGCTTCTTTCTGATAACGAAGTTGTTGTTTCGGACGGCGGAGGATTTGGCGGCGGCGGTGTAagcggtggtggtggtgggaATGGTGGCGGATCTTGGGATTTTGGGAATGAGCAAATGGATATTTATTATCAAGGCATGATTGAGACGTATCCTGGTGATAGTCTTCTTCTTGCTAACTATGCTAAATTCTTGAAAGAG gTACGAGGTGATATTGTGAAAGCTGAGAAGATCTGTGAGAGAGCTATTGTCACCAACCGAAATGATGGAAATGTTCTATCCATGTATGGAGATCTTATTTGGAATAATCATAAGAATAGTGATCGTGCTCAGACTTATTTTGATCAAGCCGTTCGGTCCTCTCCTGATGACTG TCATGTTATGGCCTCTTATGCTAAATTCCTGTGGGAAGTTCCTGATGAAGAGGATGaagaagaaaatcaaaagaatgaACTCCCATTCAGCAAATACTCAACACCATACAATCTTTCGCAAGAACATACTCATTTTGCTGCTGCTTCTTAA
- the LOC126667685 gene encoding EIN3-binding F-box protein 1-like, with amino-acid sequence MSKLFGFAGDDDFFPGGSIYTNPKEPSLFLSLGRHVDVYFPSNKRSRISAPFVFSGERFEQKRQTSIEVLPDECLFEIFRHLQGEERSACACVSKRWLGLLSNLSRDELCSKDSAVQVEDQEIEGDGFLSRSVEGKKASDIRLAAIAVGTASRGGLGKLSIRGSHRVTAVGLRAIARGCPSLKALSLWNLPSVSDEGLFVIATGCNMLEKLDLCGCPAISDKGLLELAKNCPNLTDITIESCSNIGNEGLQAIGKYCANLKSISIKDCSAVGDQGIASLVSSTTYVLTKVKLQALNITDVSLAVIGHYGKAVTDIVLTSLPNVSERGFWVMGNGHGLQKLKSFTVTSCQGMTDAGLEAVGKGCPNLRQFCLRKCAFLSDNGLVSFVKTSGSLESVQLEECHRITQLGFFGSLLNCGTKLKAFSLVNCLGFRDLNLGLPQLSPCESLRSLTIRNCPGFGDASLALLGKLCPQLQHVELSGLQGVSDAGFIPLLESSGAGMVKVNLSGCVNLSDKSVLALTEQHGWTLEVLNLEGCGKISDSSLAAIAENCFLISELDVSKCAISDSGLVFLACSKQINLQIFSASGCSMISDKSLPALVKLGHSLLGLNLQHCNAISASTIDLLVERLWRCDILS; translated from the exons ATGTCTAAGCTCTTTGGATTCGCTG GAGATGATGATTTTTTCCCTGGGGGATCAATATACACAAACCCTAAGGAGCCGAGCCTCTTTTTGTCCCTTGGTCGCCATGTGGATGTGTATTTTCCTTCTAACAAGAGGTCTCGTATCAGTGCTCCATTTGTGTTCAGCGGGGAGAGATTTGAGCAGAAAAGGCAGACTTCTATCGAAGTTTTGCCAGATGAGTGTCTCTTTGAAATCTTCAGACATTTGCAAGGAGAGGAAAGGAGTGCCTGCGCTTGCGTTTCGAAGCGTTGGCTTGGTCTTCTGAGCAATTTGTCCAGGGATGAGCTTTGCAGCAAGGACAGTGCAGTGCAAGTTGAAGATCAGGAAATTGAGGGTGATGGTTTTCTCTCGAGGAGCGTGGAGGGAAAGAAGGCAAGTGATATTAGACTTGCTGCTATTGCGGTTGGGACAGCTAGCCGAGGAGGTCTGGGAAAGCTTTCCATCCGTGGAAGCCACAGAGTGACAGCTGTTGGCCTGAGGGCAATTGCTCGCGGCTGCCCTTCTCTGAAGGCTCTTTCCTTGTGGAATTTGCCTTCTGTCAGTGATGAAGGTCTCTTTGTGATTGCTACCGGATGCAATATGCTAGAGAAGCTTGATCTATGTGGATGTCCTGCGATATCTGACAAGGGTTTGCTTGAGCTTGCCAAGAACTGCCCTAATTTGACTGATATAACCATAGAATCTTGCTCAAACATTGGGAATGAAGGCCTACAAGCTATTGGCAAGTATTGTGCTAATCTAAAATCCATCTCAATCAAGGACTGCTCAGCTGTTGGGGATCAGGGAATTGCAAGCCTTGTATCGTCAACCACTTATGTTCTGACAAAGGTGAAGCTTCAGGCTCTGAATATTACTGATGTATCTTTAGCTGTCATTGGACACTATGGCAAGGCAGTTACTGATATTGTCCTCACCAGTCTCCCAAACGTGAGTGAGAGGGGTTTTTGGGTCATGGGCAATGGTCATGGCTTACAGAAGTTGAAATCATTCACAGTTACATCTTGCCAAGGAATGACAGACGCTGGACTTGAAGCTGTAGGAAAGGGTTGCCCAAATTTAAGGCAGTTCTGCCTCCGCAAATGTGCCTTCTTATCTGACAATGGACTGGTCTCATTTGTAAAAACTTCAGGATCACTGGAGAGCGTGCAGTTGGAGGAGTGCCACAGGATCACCCAGCTTGGGTTTTTTGGTTCTCTTTTGAACTGTGGTACAAAACTGAAGGCTTTTTCTCTGGTGAACTGTTTAGGATTTAGAGACCTAAATCTGGGATTACCTCAGCTGTCTCCTTGTGAATCTCTGCGATCATTGACCATTCGCAACTGCCCAGGTTTTGGTGATGCTAGCCTGGCTCTTTTGGGTAAGCTGTGCCCTCAATTACAGCATGTAGAGTTGAGTGGGCTTCAGGGAGTTTCTGATGCTGGATTTATCCCATTACTCGAGAGCAGTGGTGCCGGTATGGTGAAGGTCAATCTCAGCGGTTGTGTGAATTTGTCTGACAAATCTGTGTTAGCATTGACTGAGCAGCACGGTTGGACTCTTGAGGTTCTCAATCTTGAAGGGTGCGGAAAAATCAGTGATTCAAGTCTGGCTGCTATTGCAGAGAACTGTTTCCTGATCAGTGAGCTTGATGTCTCCAAATGTGCCATCTCTGATTCTGGGCTTGTGTTTTTGGCTTGTTCAAAGCAGATTAATTTGCAGATCTTTTCAGCATCTGGTTGCTCTATGATATCAGATAAGAGCTTACCCGCCCTTGTGAAACTCGGCCATAGCCTCCTAGGATTGAATCTCCAGCACTGCAATGCCATCAGCGCCAGCACCATTGACTTACTCGTGGAGCGCTTGTGGAGGTGTGATATCCTTTCTTAA